A part of Aegilops tauschii subsp. strangulata cultivar AL8/78 chromosome 2, Aet v6.0, whole genome shotgun sequence genomic DNA contains:
- the LOC109732896 gene encoding uncharacterized protein, protein MDYAAHAAAAAPPAADPRGAYPPGYPYAYAYPAYHYPDPAAAAPSAPAPAPASAAPSSYYYSNPAAQAITGAQYNPYTSQYHYYGAPATDGGSGLTDYYFTAGEASQAPSAAQTAPAASAAAAAGREAVKHFGFDPQRYAQVAAAKAPNGVAPTAAATVMHHAQWNAHFGHPLPTNVRRSFRKKTPKVVQPLLCEVCKIQCDTMEVLLIHKTGQKHKKNLQKLQDAITPQPAKPPNSGVAANTAPPAAAAAAADGVVPAVQPKKNKSSNASPANLEVKKRRVIEAGAAHGEMKICTACNVVVNSQKVYEFHLAGQKHKANVLKQQKQQQQQQQQQQVQLQHVA, encoded by the exons ATGGACTACGCCGctcacgccgccgccgcggcgccgccggccGCCGATCCCCGTGGGGCCTACCCTCCTGGCTACCCCTACGCCTACGCCTACCCGGCGTACCACTACCccgatcccgccgccgccgccccctccgcccccgcccccgcccccgcctccgccgccccgtcctcctacTACTACTCCAACCCTGCCGCCCAGGCTATCACGGGGGCGCAGTACAACCCGTACACCAGCCAGTACCACTACTACGGCGCCCCGGCGACAGACGGGGGCAGCGGCCTCACGGATTACTACTTCACCGCCGGCGAGGCCTCTCAGGCCCCGTCGGCGGCTCAGACAGctccggcggcgtcggcggccgCGGCGGCCGGAAGAGAGGCGGTGAAGCACTTCGGGTTCGATCCCCAACGCTACGCCCAG GTAGCAGCTGCGAAAGCTCCAAACGGAGTGGCACCAACAGCTGCAGCCACGGTCATGCATCATGCTCAGTGGAATGCCCATTTTGGACATCCTCTGCCGACAAACGTTCGGAGGAGTTTCAGGAAGAAAACTCCAAAGGTTGTGCAGCCATTACTCTGTGAAGTCTGCAAGATCCAGTGCGACACCATGGAGGTTCTCTTGATCCATAAAACAGGTCAGAAGCACAAGAAGAATCTGCAGAAGTTACAAGACGCGATCACGCCTCAACCAGCAAAGCCTCCGAACAGCGGTGTTGCAGCAAACACAGCACCtcctgctgccgccgccgccgctgctgatGGTGTGGTGCCGGCTGTACAGCCAAAGAAGAACAAGAGCTCCAACGCGTCCCCAGCAAACTTGGAGGTGAAGAAGAGGCGGGTGATCGAGGCTGGAGCGGCTCATGGCGAAATGAAGATCTGCACAGCGTGCAACGTCGTCGTCAACAGCCAGAAGGTCTACGAGTTCCACCTGGCCGGGCAGAAGCACAAGGCCAATGTACTGAAGCagcagaagcagcagcagcagcagcagcagcagcagcaagtgCAGCTTCAGCATGTCGCCTGA